In Choloepus didactylus isolate mChoDid1 chromosome 18, mChoDid1.pri, whole genome shotgun sequence, a single genomic region encodes these proteins:
- the CDK5R1 gene encoding cyclin-dependent kinase 5 activator 1: MGTVLSLSPSYRKATLFEDGAATVGHYTAVQNSKNAKDKNLKRHSIISVLPWKRIVAVSAKKKNSKKVQPNSSYQNNITHLNNENLKKSLSCANLSTFAQPPPAQPPAPPASQLSGSQTGVSSSVKKAPHPAVTSAGTPKRVIVQASTSELLRCLGEFLCRRCYRLKHLSPTDPVLWLRSVDRSLLLQGWQDQGFITPANVVFLYMLCRDVISSEVGSDHELQAVLLTCLYLSYSYMGNEISYPLKPFLVESCKEAFWDRCLSVINLMSSKMLQINADPHYFTQVFSDLKNESGQEDKKRLLLGLDR; the protein is encoded by the coding sequence ATGGGCACGGTGCTGTCCCTGTCCCCCAGCTACCGGAAGGCCACGTTGTTTGAGGATGGCGCGGCCACGGTGGGCCACTACACGGCGGTGCAAAACAGCAAGAACGCCAAGGACAAAAACCTGAAGCGGCACTCCATCATCTCCGTGCTGCCTTGGAAGAGGATCGTGGCCGTGTCGGCCAAGAAGAAGAACTCCAAGAAGGTGCAACCCAACAGCAGTTACCAGAACAACATCACGCACCTCAACAATGAGAACCTGAAGAAGTCGCTGTCGTGTGCCAACCTGTCCACGTTCGCCCAGCCCCCACCGGCCCAGCCGCCTGCACCCCCTGCCAGCCAGCTCTCAGGCTCCCAGACCGGGGTCTCCTCCTCCGTCAAGAAGGCTCCGCATCCTGCCGTCACCTCCGCAGGGACGCCCAAACGGGTCATCGTCCAGGCGTCCACCAGCGAGCTGCTGCGCTGCTTGGGTGAGTTTCTCTGCCGCCGGTGCTACCGCCTGAAGCACCTGTCCCCCACGGACCCCGTGCTCTGGCTGCGCAGCGTGGACCGCTCGCTGCTTCTGCAGGGCTGGCAGGACCAGGGCTTCATCACGCCGGCCAACGTGGTCTTCCTCTACATGCTCTGCAGGGATGTTATCTCCTCCGAGGTGGGCTCGGACCACGAGCTCCAGGCCGTCCTGCTGACCTGCCTGTACCTCTCCTACTCCTACATGGGCAACGAGATCTCCTACCCCCTCAAGCCCTTCTTGGTGGAGAGCTGCAAGGAGGCCTTTTGGGACCGCTGCCTCTCAGTCATCAACCTCATGAGCTCCAAGATGCTGCAGATCAATGCTGACCCGCACTACTTCACCCAGGTGTTCTCCGACCTGAAGAATGAGAGTGGCCAGGAGGACAAGAAGCGGCTCCTCCTGGGGCTCGATCGGTGA